TATTTACTACCGCATCGGTCAGGCACTTCCTGCGCCGCTCGACAAGCGCTGGCTCACCAACCGCCGCCTCCACCGGCCGATACGCCAGCTCGTAGCCCGCGCCACCGACCCCGTCACCCACGCCTACGTCATGGCCGAAGGCGAGCACGAACTCCAAGTGCTCGAGCCCCATATCAATGTCCAAAACTACCTCAGCCTCGCCGCCACCGACCCCACCCTCTGGCTAGCAAGCCTCACCGTCCCGACGCTCGTGGTAGCCGGCGACGCCGATCCCCTCACCCGCCTCGCCGATGTCATAGCCAGCTACGACCGCCCCGGTATTATCATCAAAGTCATCGAGGGCATGGGGCACTTCGCACCCGCCGAAATTCCCACCGAGATCGCCGTAGCCGTCACCTCGTGGCTGCGCACACCCCAAGGAGCCTCTGTTTGATGATCGACCTCAAACACCAAGACAAGCCCGGCCACAGCTTCGAAGCCTTTGGTAGCCATGCCAAATATTGGACCTATGGCGACCCCAAGCTCCCCACCATCAT
This portion of the Candidatus Saccharimonadia bacterium genome encodes:
- a CDS encoding alpha/beta hydrolase, translating into MNTKPPISHTLSIAGAKVHYVDLRPHLPGTILMLHGLRSSHAGLLKLAEQFPGHRVIIPDFPGYGGSAPLAGRHTVAAYTAFVGSFIRELKLQNLTLLGHSFGALIGLAYAATTSAEINHLVMISPIPKPNIISRAGTIYYRIGQALPAPLDKRWLTNRRLHRPIRQLVARATDPVTHAYVMAEGEHELQVLEPHINVQNYLSLAATDPTLWLASLTVPTLVVAGDADPLTRLADVIASYDRPGIIIKVIEGMGHFAPAEIPTEIAVAVTSWLRTPQGASV